One Thermoanaerobaculum aquaticum DNA segment encodes these proteins:
- a CDS encoding ankyrin repeat domain-containing protein — protein sequence MGRSQTLVRKLAAGFIFAAPLFAGNGPSKVSSSSRETLLTVSPPKLTKGPCVVSPAKSGMEAGKDNGSDAVLKAAQAGDWSLCRCLLTHGAEVSARDGLGRSALHYAAEKAPREVVALLLARSSDVNAADNGGVTALHLAAGNGRREVVELLVARGANVNARDSSGLSVLHHAAFGGSAEITEFLIDKGADVNASNNAGVTVVHVAAWSGHLPVVELLIAKGADAQRKARDGRTTLHFAALSGNREVVEFLLAKGFDVNARDEDGQTALHCASFRGSREVAAALIARGADVNERTRRGETPLQIAAEEGHREVVEFLLANGAQVNAEDDAGFTALHSAAYRGEHHVVEILVAHGADVNAKTAGGRTVLHQAAYRGSREMVEFLVARGADLNARDNDGQTLLHEAAYGGSREVVEFLVARGADVNAKDSNGRSVLHSAVLSGKRDVVDFLIARGVQVQTRDKCGWTALHEAVRSSNPEITKVLIAKGLDVNARNNSGVTVLHVAARHGRGDVVELLVRKGASVNAKDTDDCTPLHAAALGGSLEVVKLLVTKGAKVNATNKEGCTPLDLAWKEAVVSYLRRVGGKPGSCSERGCNGGVKNLSKMGLECAY from the coding sequence GTGGGAAGGTCGCAGACGCTGGTTAGAAAGCTTGCTGCTGGATTTATCTTTGCCGCTCCGCTGTTCGCTGGCAATGGGCCTTCAAAGGTGTCCTCTTCTTCCCGCGAAACCCTTCTTACTGTTTCCCCACCAAAACTAACCAAAGGCCCATGCGTGGTGTCGCCAGCAAAAAGCGGTATGGAGGCGGGGAAGGACAACGGGAGCGATGCGGTCCTAAAAGCCGCACAAGCAGGGGATTGGAGCCTTTGCAGGTGCCTACTGACCCACGGAGCAGAGGTTAGCGCCCGAGACGGGCTCGGCCGGTCAGCTTTACACTACGCCGCCGAGAAAGCCCCCCGGGAGGTCGTTGCGCTCTTATTGGCCAGGTCGAGCGACGTAAACGCTGCGGACAACGGTGGCGTGACCGCGCTGCACCTGGCGGCGGGGAACGGCAGGCGTGAAGTGGTTGAACTTTTGGTGGCCAGAGGAGCTAATGTAAACGCAAGAGATAGCAGCGGCTTGAGCGTCCTCCACCACGCGGCTTTTGGTGGAAGTGCTGAAATAACTGAGTTCTTGATCGATAAGGGCGCGGATGTGAATGCCAGTAACAACGCTGGCGTGACCGTCGTTCACGTGGCGGCTTGGAGTGGCCATCTACCAGTGGTGGAACTCTTAATAGCCAAAGGCGCCGATGCGCAGAGGAAAGCTAGAGATGGGAGGACGACGCTGCATTTTGCAGCCCTCAGTGGAAACCGAGAGGTGGTGGAGTTTCTCCTGGCCAAAGGCTTCGATGTGAACGCCCGCGATGAAGACGGCCAAACGGCGCTGCATTGCGCTTCTTTCCGCGGGAGCCGGGAGGTGGCGGCAGCTCTAATCGCCAGGGGTGCCGACGTTAACGAACGCACTCGACGAGGCGAAACGCCCCTGCAGATAGCCGCCGAGGAGGGCCACCGGGAGGTCGTGGAGTTTTTACTCGCCAACGGTGCCCAGGTAAACGCTGAGGACGATGCCGGCTTCACTGCTCTTCACAGCGCGGCCTACAGAGGCGAGCACCATGTGGTGGAAATATTGGTGGCACATGGAGCCGATGTTAACGCGAAGACTGCTGGCGGACGGACGGTCCTTCACCAGGCGGCCTATAGGGGAAGCCGGGAGATGGTGGAATTTTTGGTGGCCAGAGGCGCCGATTTGAACGCCAGGGACAACGATGGGCAGACGCTGCTTCACGAAGCTGCCTATGGGGGAAGCCGGGAAGTGGTTGAATTTTTGGTAGCCAGAGGCGCGGACGTTAATGCGAAAGACTCCAATGGGCGGAGCGTGCTTCACTCGGCGGTCCTTTCCGGAAAGCGTGACGTGGTAGATTTCTTGATTGCCAGAGGAGTCCAGGTGCAGACGAGGGATAAATGCGGCTGGACCGCCCTTCACGAAGCGGTTCGCAGTAGCAATCCCGAGATAACGAAGGTTCTGATTGCCAAAGGTCTAGATGTCAACGCACGGAATAATTCAGGTGTGACGGTCCTGCACGTGGCAGCCAGGCACGGACGTGGCGATGTAGTTGAGTTGCTGGTTCGTAAAGGCGCTTCTGTCAACGCAAAAGACACCGATGACTGCACCCCTCTTCACGCGGCAGCATTAGGTGGAAGTCTCGAGGTTGTCAAACTTCTGGTTACCAAAGGGGCGAAGGTGAACGCAACGAACAAAGAAGGCTGCACACCTCTGGATTTGGCTTGGAAGGAAGCCGTCGTCAGTTACCTCCGCCGGGTAGGTGGAAAGCCGGGCAGCTGCAGCGAGCGAGGTTGCAATGGGGGGGTGAAGAACTTAAGCAAGATGGGCCTCGAGTGCGCGTACTAG
- a CDS encoding acyl-CoA dehydrogenase family protein, which yields MTELLPPRTQEYKARAREVAEKYARPVAAELDRTGEYPWSVIQALKDYDLMGIWIPKEYGGHGAGVLDMCVVVEELSRACGGIGVAYAVNALGSFPIVLGGTEEQKQKYLPAVAKGEKLIAFGLSEKWSGSDAGSLIATAQKDGDSYVINGEKKWNTNGGVASLYTVYAATDRSRGTRGISAFIVEKGTPGFEIGKREDTMGIRCVPVHELHFKNCRVPAENLLGGKEGTGFANAMMTLDRARPGVAAQAVGLAQGALEWAIRYTSERQQFGQSVMSFQAIQFMLADMAIQIEAARQLVYTAARAIDAGLPNVSKLAAMAKVMATDTAMRVTTDAVQLFGGYGYCRDYPIEKYMRDAKITQIYEGTNQIQRVVIARALTREADQLAGHLQVKVEHFPKE from the coding sequence ATGACCGAACTTCTCCCCCCTCGCACCCAGGAATACAAGGCCCGAGCCCGGGAAGTGGCGGAAAAGTACGCCCGTCCGGTGGCCGCAGAGCTGGATCGCACCGGCGAATACCCCTGGAGCGTGATCCAGGCCCTCAAGGACTACGACCTCATGGGCATCTGGATCCCCAAAGAGTACGGAGGGCACGGCGCCGGTGTGCTGGACATGTGCGTGGTGGTGGAAGAGCTCTCCCGGGCCTGTGGCGGCATTGGTGTGGCCTACGCGGTGAACGCCCTGGGAAGCTTCCCCATCGTGCTGGGGGGCACCGAGGAGCAAAAGCAAAAGTACCTCCCCGCCGTGGCCAAGGGGGAAAAGCTCATTGCCTTCGGGCTTTCCGAAAAGTGGTCTGGCTCCGATGCCGGTTCCCTCATTGCCACCGCCCAAAAGGACGGCGACAGCTACGTGATTAACGGCGAAAAGAAGTGGAACACCAACGGTGGCGTGGCCTCCCTTTACACCGTGTACGCCGCCACCGACCGCAGCCGGGGTACCCGCGGCATTTCCGCCTTCATCGTGGAAAAGGGCACGCCCGGATTTGAAATCGGCAAGCGGGAAGACACCATGGGCATCCGCTGCGTGCCGGTGCACGAGCTGCACTTTAAAAACTGCCGGGTCCCCGCCGAGAACCTGCTCGGTGGCAAGGAAGGCACCGGCTTTGCCAACGCCATGATGACCTTGGACCGCGCCCGTCCGGGGGTGGCAGCGCAAGCGGTGGGGTTGGCCCAGGGGGCTTTGGAGTGGGCCATCCGCTACACCTCTGAGCGCCAGCAGTTTGGCCAATCGGTGATGTCGTTCCAGGCCATTCAGTTCATGCTGGCGGACATGGCCATTCAAATTGAAGCGGCGCGGCAGCTGGTGTACACCGCGGCCCGGGCCATTGATGCGGGTTTGCCCAACGTCTCCAAGCTGGCCGCCATGGCCAAGGTGATGGCCACCGACACCGCCATGCGGGTCACCACCGATGCCGTGCAGCTCTTCGGGGGTTACGGCTACTGCCGCGACTATCCGATCGAAAAGTACATGCGCGACGCCAAGATCACGCAAATTTACGAGGGCACCAACCAAATCCAAAGGGTGGTGATTGCCCGCGCTTTGACCCGGGAAGCCGATCAACTGGCGGGCCATCTCCAGGTGAAGGTGGAGCACTTCCCCAAAGAGTAG
- a CDS encoding nucleotidyltransferase family protein → MWAFGSRVTEKAQRFSDLNLVLKAPEPVPLTLLARLSQAFSDSTLPFTVDLVDWHRLPESLRKAIRETGVRVFPPPEATER, encoded by the coding sequence GTGTGGGCCTTTGGCTCCCGGGTCACGGAAAAGGCCCAGCGTTTTTCCGACCTGAACTTGGTGCTGAAAGCTCCAGAACCCGTGCCGCTCACCCTTTTGGCCCGCCTGTCCCAGGCTTTTTCGGACTCCACCCTGCCCTTCACCGTGGACCTGGTGGACTGGCACCGCCTGCCGGAAAGCCTGCGGAAGGCTATTCGCGAGACCGGCGTGCGGGTTTTTCCGCCCCCAGAGGCAACCGAACGGTAA
- a CDS encoding pyridoxal phosphate-dependent aminotransferase, whose translation MAKCAVFSSRVPSLVPNRWSQMLSAFPPRVDLTVSNPTLVGLPYPPDLLAPLADPRGMAYHPASAGLSSAREAVAQLYRAQGLPVSPEQILLTASTSESYSLLAKLLCEPGEGFLVPQPSYPLFEHLLRAESCQTFFYPLPEETGFRLDAARISLREGVKAVVVVQPNNPTGTVVPPGEREALVALCRQRGWALVADEVFWEFPLSESPRQSFAGNPHCLTFVLGGLSKLVGLPQLKVGWMVVSGPEELAGEAFSRLEFLADTYLSVATPTQEALPEILSRGLAVRQGIGERVKANLQLLKQELAAFPFLQLLEPEGGWSAVLRFPRVVSEEDLVCELLEKSGVALYPGFFFDFPHEGFLVVSLLVPPEHLAFGLTALGRTLEGKLASCAEPGS comes from the coding sequence GTGGCAAAATGCGCCGTGTTTTCATCGCGGGTTCCCTCGCTTGTGCCCAACCGCTGGTCGCAGATGCTTTCGGCCTTTCCCCCCCGCGTGGACCTCACGGTTTCCAACCCCACCCTGGTGGGTTTGCCCTACCCTCCCGACCTTTTAGCGCCTCTGGCTGACCCCCGGGGGATGGCCTACCACCCCGCGTCGGCGGGGCTTTCCTCGGCCCGGGAGGCGGTGGCCCAGCTTTACCGCGCCCAGGGCCTGCCGGTGTCCCCGGAGCAGATTTTGCTTACCGCTTCCACTTCCGAAAGCTACAGCTTGCTGGCCAAGCTCCTGTGCGAGCCCGGCGAGGGCTTTTTGGTGCCCCAACCTTCCTACCCGCTTTTCGAGCATCTGCTCAGGGCGGAAAGCTGCCAGACGTTTTTTTACCCGCTTCCCGAGGAGACCGGGTTTCGCCTGGATGCCGCCCGCATTTCCCTCCGGGAAGGGGTCAAAGCGGTGGTGGTGGTGCAGCCCAACAACCCCACGGGAACGGTGGTTCCGCCCGGCGAACGGGAAGCGCTTGTGGCGCTGTGCCGGCAACGGGGGTGGGCTCTGGTGGCGGACGAGGTGTTCTGGGAGTTTCCCTTAAGCGAAAGCCCGAGGCAAAGCTTTGCCGGCAACCCCCATTGCCTGACCTTTGTGCTGGGGGGGCTTTCCAAGCTCGTAGGCTTGCCGCAGCTGAAGGTGGGCTGGATGGTGGTTTCAGGGCCGGAAGAGCTGGCAGGGGAGGCCTTCTCGAGGCTTGAGTTTCTGGCCGACACCTACCTTTCGGTGGCCACCCCCACCCAGGAGGCTCTTCCGGAAATCCTGTCCCGGGGGCTTGCGGTCCGCCAGGGCATTGGCGAGCGCGTGAAAGCCAACCTTCAGCTTTTAAAGCAGGAGCTTGCCGCGTTTCCCTTCCTGCAGCTTCTGGAACCGGAAGGCGGCTGGAGCGCGGTGCTGCGCTTCCCCCGGGTGGTAAGCGAAGAGGATTTGGTGTGCGAGCTTTTGGAGAAAAGCGGCGTGGCCCTCTACCCCGGTTTCTTTTTTGATTTCCCCCACGAGGGGTTCCTGGTTGTGAGCCTCCTGGTCCCACCGGAGCATTTGGCCTTCGGCCTTACCGCCCTGGGCCGAACGCTGGAAGGAAAGCTTGCAAGCTGTGCGGAACCGGGAAGCTAA
- a CDS encoding MFS transporter, which produces MSQTTSLREQKTVRWTAMALVSMGMLCGYYVADVASPLKPLLEGQLGWTSTEYGFYTGAYGWFNVFLGMLVVGGIVLDRLGARLTGFLAIAFMFLGTAAQWWALATTSLAGSQWLGVKAQVLMAALGYALFGVGIEWFGITATKIIVRWFKGHEMALAMGLQVAVGRLGTAVALGSGAAIAVALSVAGPFMVGTLALAFGLVAFLFFASLDRRLDASERGSESANPEDQFRLSDIGGILSDRGFWLLTGLCALFYSAVFPFLKYAPDLMVQKFGIEERLSGIIPSLLPFGTILLTPFFGNLYDRKGKGATIMLLGALFITGSHLLLAVPFLKFWPVAVVAVLLLGVGFSLVPSAMWPSVPKIVEERRLGTAYALIFFIQNLVALMGVPYLIGWVLDRFCLRGKETVTQEIAGKLEEIVRVHYDYTLPMLLFVLFGLLAVGFALAMKAEDRRRGYGLELPAGNVK; this is translated from the coding sequence ATGAGCCAGACCACAAGCCTTCGCGAGCAAAAAACCGTGCGCTGGACCGCCATGGCGCTGGTTTCCATGGGCATGCTGTGCGGCTACTACGTGGCCGATGTGGCCTCGCCCTTGAAGCCGCTGTTGGAGGGCCAGCTGGGGTGGACCAGCACCGAGTACGGCTTTTACACCGGGGCTTACGGCTGGTTCAACGTGTTCTTGGGCATGCTGGTGGTTGGGGGCATTGTCCTGGACCGCCTGGGGGCGCGGCTTACGGGCTTTTTGGCCATTGCCTTCATGTTTTTGGGCACGGCGGCCCAATGGTGGGCGCTGGCTACCACCTCCCTGGCCGGTTCCCAGTGGTTAGGGGTGAAGGCCCAGGTTTTGATGGCAGCTTTGGGCTACGCGCTTTTTGGGGTGGGCATCGAGTGGTTTGGCATTACCGCCACCAAGATCATCGTGCGCTGGTTCAAGGGGCATGAAATGGCCTTAGCCATGGGGCTGCAGGTGGCGGTGGGCAGGTTGGGCACCGCTGTTGCTTTGGGAAGCGGTGCGGCCATTGCCGTGGCTTTAAGCGTGGCCGGCCCCTTTATGGTTGGGACCCTGGCGTTGGCCTTTGGCTTGGTGGCCTTTCTGTTTTTTGCTTCGCTGGATCGCCGTCTGGATGCCAGCGAGCGGGGAAGCGAAAGTGCAAACCCGGAGGACCAGTTCCGCCTTTCGGATATTGGCGGAATCCTTTCGGATCGGGGCTTTTGGTTGCTCACCGGGCTTTGCGCGCTTTTTTACTCCGCGGTCTTCCCGTTCTTGAAGTACGCCCCGGACCTCATGGTGCAAAAGTTTGGCATTGAAGAGCGGCTTTCCGGCATCATCCCTTCCCTTCTGCCCTTTGGCACGATCCTGCTTACCCCGTTTTTTGGCAACCTCTACGACCGCAAAGGAAAAGGCGCCACCATCATGCTTTTGGGCGCGCTCTTCATCACCGGTTCCCACCTCTTGCTGGCGGTTCCTTTCCTGAAGTTCTGGCCGGTGGCGGTGGTGGCGGTTTTACTTTTGGGCGTTGGGTTTTCCTTGGTGCCCTCGGCCATGTGGCCATCCGTGCCCAAGATCGTGGAGGAAAGGCGGCTGGGCACCGCGTACGCCCTGATCTTCTTCATCCAAAACCTGGTGGCGCTCATGGGGGTGCCGTACCTCATCGGCTGGGTTTTGGATCGCTTCTGCCTCCGGGGCAAGGAAACCGTTACCCAGGAAATTGCCGGTAAGCTGGAGGAAATCGTCAGGGTGCACTACGACTACAC